A section of the Callospermophilus lateralis isolate mCalLat2 chromosome 16, mCalLat2.hap1, whole genome shotgun sequence genome encodes:
- the Tpd52 gene encoding tumor protein D52 isoform X4, which produces MDRSEQGMEPRVSGMLGLLRTDTVPEEGEDAAATLSATETLSEEEQEELRRELAKVEEEIQTLSQVLAAKEKHLVEIKRKLGINSLQELKQNIAKGWQDVTATSAYKKTSETLSQAGQKASAALSSVGSVITRKLEDVKNSPTFKSFEEKVENLKASTKSKVGGTKPAGGDFGEVLNSTANASVTATEPPTEQTQESL; this is translated from the exons GTCTGCTGAGGACAGACACAGTACCTGAGGAAGGAGAAGATGCTGCAGCCACGCTCAGTGCCACAGAGACCCTCTCAGAAGAGGAGCAAGAAGAGCTGAGAAGAGAACTTGCAAAG GTAGAAGAAGAAATCCAGACTCTGTCTCAGGTGTTAGCAGCAAAAGAGAAGCATCTAGTAGAGATCAAGCGGAAACTTGGAATCAATTCACTACAGGAACTAAAACAGAACATTGCCAAAGGGTGGCAAGATGTGACGGCAACATCTGC ATATAAGAAGACGTCTGAAACCCTGTCTCAGGCTGGACAGAAGGCTTCTGCTGCATTGTCATCTGTTGGCTCAGTCATCACCAGAAAGCTGGAAGATGTAAA AAACTCTCCAACTTTCAAATCATTTGAAGAAAAGGTTGAAAACTTAAAGGCAAGTACAAAG tctaaagtaGGGGGAACCAAACCTGCTGGTGGTGATTTTGGAGAAGTCTTGAATTCGACTGCAAATGCTAGTGTCACCGCCACAGAGCCGCCTACAGAACAGACGCAGGAGAGCCTGTGA
- the Tpd52 gene encoding tumor protein D52 isoform X5, whose amino-acid sequence MFSNYYSMYAAKYINSGLLRTDTVPEEGEDAAATLSATETLSEEEQEELRRELAKVEEEIQTLSQVLAAKEKHLVEIKRKLGINSLQELKQNIAKGWQDVTATSAYKKTSETLSQAGQKASAALSSVGSVITRKLEDVKNSPTFKSFEEKVENLKSKVGGTKPAGGDFGEVLNSTANASVTATEPPTEQTQESL is encoded by the exons GTCTGCTGAGGACAGACACAGTACCTGAGGAAGGAGAAGATGCTGCAGCCACGCTCAGTGCCACAGAGACCCTCTCAGAAGAGGAGCAAGAAGAGCTGAGAAGAGAACTTGCAAAG GTAGAAGAAGAAATCCAGACTCTGTCTCAGGTGTTAGCAGCAAAAGAGAAGCATCTAGTAGAGATCAAGCGGAAACTTGGAATCAATTCACTACAGGAACTAAAACAGAACATTGCCAAAGGGTGGCAAGATGTGACGGCAACATCTGC ATATAAGAAGACGTCTGAAACCCTGTCTCAGGCTGGACAGAAGGCTTCTGCTGCATTGTCATCTGTTGGCTCAGTCATCACCAGAAAGCTGGAAGATGTAAA AAACTCTCCAACTTTCAAATCATTTGAAGAAAAGGTTGAAAACTTAAAG tctaaagtaGGGGGAACCAAACCTGCTGGTGGTGATTTTGGAGAAGTCTTGAATTCGACTGCAAATGCTAGTGTCACCGCCACAGAGCCGCCTACAGAACAGACGCAGGAGAGCCTGTGA
- the Tpd52 gene encoding tumor protein D52 isoform X3 — protein sequence MFSNYYSMYAAKYINSGLLRTDTVPEEGEDAAATLSATETLSEEEQEELRRELAKVEEEIQTLSQVLAAKEKHLVEIKRKLGINSLQELKQNIAKGWQDVTATSAYKKTSETLSQAGQKASAALSSVGSVITRKLEDVKNSPTFKSFEEKVENLKASTKSKVGGTKPAGGDFGEVLNSTANASVTATEPPTEQTQESL from the exons GTCTGCTGAGGACAGACACAGTACCTGAGGAAGGAGAAGATGCTGCAGCCACGCTCAGTGCCACAGAGACCCTCTCAGAAGAGGAGCAAGAAGAGCTGAGAAGAGAACTTGCAAAG GTAGAAGAAGAAATCCAGACTCTGTCTCAGGTGTTAGCAGCAAAAGAGAAGCATCTAGTAGAGATCAAGCGGAAACTTGGAATCAATTCACTACAGGAACTAAAACAGAACATTGCCAAAGGGTGGCAAGATGTGACGGCAACATCTGC ATATAAGAAGACGTCTGAAACCCTGTCTCAGGCTGGACAGAAGGCTTCTGCTGCATTGTCATCTGTTGGCTCAGTCATCACCAGAAAGCTGGAAGATGTAAA AAACTCTCCAACTTTCAAATCATTTGAAGAAAAGGTTGAAAACTTAAAGGCAAGTACAAAG tctaaagtaGGGGGAACCAAACCTGCTGGTGGTGATTTTGGAGAAGTCTTGAATTCGACTGCAAATGCTAGTGTCACCGCCACAGAGCCGCCTACAGAACAGACGCAGGAGAGCCTGTGA
- the Tpd52 gene encoding tumor protein D52 isoform X6 codes for MDRSEQGLLRTDTVPEEGEDAAATLSATETLSEEEQEELRRELAKVEEEIQTLSQVLAAKEKHLVEIKRKLGINSLQELKQNIAKGWQDVTATSAYKKTSETLSQAGQKASAALSSVGSVITRKLEDVKNSPTFKSFEEKVENLKASTKSKVGGTKPAGGDFGEVLNSTANASVTATEPPTEQTQESL; via the exons GTCTGCTGAGGACAGACACAGTACCTGAGGAAGGAGAAGATGCTGCAGCCACGCTCAGTGCCACAGAGACCCTCTCAGAAGAGGAGCAAGAAGAGCTGAGAAGAGAACTTGCAAAG GTAGAAGAAGAAATCCAGACTCTGTCTCAGGTGTTAGCAGCAAAAGAGAAGCATCTAGTAGAGATCAAGCGGAAACTTGGAATCAATTCACTACAGGAACTAAAACAGAACATTGCCAAAGGGTGGCAAGATGTGACGGCAACATCTGC ATATAAGAAGACGTCTGAAACCCTGTCTCAGGCTGGACAGAAGGCTTCTGCTGCATTGTCATCTGTTGGCTCAGTCATCACCAGAAAGCTGGAAGATGTAAA AAACTCTCCAACTTTCAAATCATTTGAAGAAAAGGTTGAAAACTTAAAGGCAAGTACAAAG tctaaagtaGGGGGAACCAAACCTGCTGGTGGTGATTTTGGAGAAGTCTTGAATTCGACTGCAAATGCTAGTGTCACCGCCACAGAGCCGCCTACAGAACAGACGCAGGAGAGCCTGTGA
- the Tpd52 gene encoding tumor protein D52 isoform X7: MDRSEQGLLRTDTVPEEGEDAAATLSATETLSEEEQEELRRELAKVEEEIQTLSQVLAAKEKHLVEIKRKLGINSLQELKQNIAKGWQDVTATSAYKKTSETLSQAGQKASAALSSVGSVITRKLEDVKNSPTFKSFEEKVENLKSKVGGTKPAGGDFGEVLNSTANASVTATEPPTEQTQESL; this comes from the exons GTCTGCTGAGGACAGACACAGTACCTGAGGAAGGAGAAGATGCTGCAGCCACGCTCAGTGCCACAGAGACCCTCTCAGAAGAGGAGCAAGAAGAGCTGAGAAGAGAACTTGCAAAG GTAGAAGAAGAAATCCAGACTCTGTCTCAGGTGTTAGCAGCAAAAGAGAAGCATCTAGTAGAGATCAAGCGGAAACTTGGAATCAATTCACTACAGGAACTAAAACAGAACATTGCCAAAGGGTGGCAAGATGTGACGGCAACATCTGC ATATAAGAAGACGTCTGAAACCCTGTCTCAGGCTGGACAGAAGGCTTCTGCTGCATTGTCATCTGTTGGCTCAGTCATCACCAGAAAGCTGGAAGATGTAAA AAACTCTCCAACTTTCAAATCATTTGAAGAAAAGGTTGAAAACTTAAAG tctaaagtaGGGGGAACCAAACCTGCTGGTGGTGATTTTGGAGAAGTCTTGAATTCGACTGCAAATGCTAGTGTCACCGCCACAGAGCCGCCTACAGAACAGACGCAGGAGAGCCTGTGA
- the Tpd52 gene encoding tumor protein D52 isoform X8 has protein sequence MFSNYYSMYAAKYINSGLLRTDTVPEEGEDAAATLSATETLSEEEQEELRRELAKVEEEIQTLSQVLAAKEKHLVEIKRKLGINSLQELKQNIAKGWQDVTATSAYKKTSETLSQAGQKASAALSSVGSVITRKLEDVKNSPTFKSFEEKVENLKASTK, from the exons GTCTGCTGAGGACAGACACAGTACCTGAGGAAGGAGAAGATGCTGCAGCCACGCTCAGTGCCACAGAGACCCTCTCAGAAGAGGAGCAAGAAGAGCTGAGAAGAGAACTTGCAAAG GTAGAAGAAGAAATCCAGACTCTGTCTCAGGTGTTAGCAGCAAAAGAGAAGCATCTAGTAGAGATCAAGCGGAAACTTGGAATCAATTCACTACAGGAACTAAAACAGAACATTGCCAAAGGGTGGCAAGATGTGACGGCAACATCTGC ATATAAGAAGACGTCTGAAACCCTGTCTCAGGCTGGACAGAAGGCTTCTGCTGCATTGTCATCTGTTGGCTCAGTCATCACCAGAAAGCTGGAAGATGTAAA AAACTCTCCAACTTTCAAATCATTTGAAGAAAAGGTTGAAAACTTAAAGGCAAGTACAAAG taG